CCAGACGGCGGCGCGCACGATCTGATCGCCGCGCCCCGAGCCGTGCAACTGCGGCAGTCCGCGTCCGCGCAAGCGGAACAGCCGACCGGACTGGGTGCCGGCCGGAACTTTGAGCCGGGCCTGGCCGCCGGTCACCGTGGGCACTTCCACCTCCGCGCCGAGGGCCGCCTGGGTGAAGGTAATGGGCAGCTCGTAGACAATGTCGGCGCCATCGCGCAGGAAGCGCGGGTCCTCCGCCACTTCGAGAACCACCACGATGTCGCCCGGCGGGCCGCCCCGCGTGCCGGCGGCGCCCTTGCCCCGCAGGGTTATGTAGTCGCCGGAAGAAACGCCGGGCGGGACCTCCACCTCGACCGTGCGCTGCGCCGGCTCGAGACCCCGGCCCTCGCACGCCGGGCACAGCTTTTCAATACGCTGGCCCTCGCCTCCACAGGCGGGGCAAGGCGTCACGGTCACCAGTTGCCCGATGAACGAGCGCTGGACCCGCCGCACTTCCCCTGTGCCGCCGCAGGTGCTGCACTTTACCGGCCGCGTTCCCGGCGCCGAGCCGGCTCCGCCGCACGCGGCACAGGTGTCCAGCACCTGGACGCGCAGTGTCTTGCGCGCTCCCGATGCCACCTCCTCGAGCGTCAGTGGCAGGCGGACGCGAATGTCCTGTCCCCGCGCCGAACGCGCGCCGCCCCGCCGCGGTGTTCGGCCGCCGAAGAAGTCGCCCAGGCCCAAGCCGCCAAAGTCCCGCATGAAGATCTCGAGCGCT
This genomic stretch from Gemmatimonadota bacterium harbors:
- the dnaJ gene encoding molecular chaperone DnaJ, translated to MRDYYEILGVARDADTDAIKKAYRSLALRHHPDRNSGSKEAEEKFKEATEAYEVLRDPEKRSLYDRYGHAGLKGAGAAGAGFGGFDFAEALEIFMRDFGGLGLGDFFGGRTPRRGGARSARGQDIRVRLPLTLEEVASGARKTLRVQVLDTCAACGGAGSAPGTRPVKCSTCGGTGEVRRVQRSFIGQLVTVTPCPACGGEGQRIEKLCPACEGRGLEPAQRTVEVEVPPGVSSGDYITLRGKGAAGTRGGPPGDIVVVLEVAEDPRFLRDGADIVYELPITFTQAALGAEVEVPTVTGGQARLKVPAGTQSGRLFRLRGRGLPQLHGSGRGDQIVRAAVWTPTELTPEQEKKLRELAKVESPPPETLGRGEERGFWSKMRGAFSA